Proteins encoded in a region of the Triticum dicoccoides isolate Atlit2015 ecotype Zavitan chromosome 3A, WEW_v2.0, whole genome shotgun sequence genome:
- the LOC119270608 gene encoding uncharacterized protein LOC119270608, with amino-acid sequence MDGEWWRKKWVAWAAAAAIFVVLMLVTPAIPQDEDYHDFADQRDLFLGIPNTLNVLSNIPFLFVGLAGLILCHYKNYFRLCSQGELWSWTLFYAGVTTVGVGSSYYHLYPNDATLVWDRLPMTIAFTSIVAIFIIERVDDRAGTKSLAPLVIAGALSILYWSFFDDLRPYAIIQFVPCIVIPVMAIVIPPMYTHSSYWLWAAGFYLLAKVEEAADKPIYRWTHDIVSGHTLKHLCAAMVPVFLTLMLAKRTIEPDRVSLLQMWKISWRERGSQDSNTVDVKYDYAAVSTTSEQQ; translated from the exons ATGGACGGCGAGTGGTGGAGGAAGAAGTgggtggcgtgggcggcggcggcggccatcttCGTGGTGCTCATGCTCGTCACGCCCGCCATCCCGCAGGACGAGGACTACCACGACTTCGCCGACCAGCGCGACCTCTTCCTAG GGATCCCTAACACATTGAATGTGCTCTCAAATATCCCTTTCCTCTTTGTTGGTCTCGCTGGGCTCATCCTGTGCCACTACAAAAACTACTTCAGGCTATG CTCACAGGGGGAGCTCTGGAGTTGGACACTCTTCTATGCTGGTGTCACTACTGTCGGTGTTGGTTCATCCTACTACCATCTCTACCCAAACGATGCCACCTTAGTTTGGGACAGATTGCCT ATGACGATTGCTTTCACGTCTATTGTGGCCATTTTCATCATTGAAAGGGTTGATGATAGAGCAGGAACAAAGTCCCTTGCACCCCTTGTTATTGCTGGTGCACTGAGCATCCTGTACTGGAG TTTCTTTGATGATCTTCGGCCATATGCAATAATCCAGTTCGTTCCATGCATTGTAATACCTGTGATGGCTATAGTTATTCCACCAATGTATACACATTCAAGCTACTGGTTGTGGGCAGCAG GATTTTACCTTCTTGCCAAAGTGGAAGAGGCTGCGGACAAACCTATATATAGGTGGACACATGACATTGTTAGCGGACACACTCTTAAACATCTATGTGCTGCGATGGTACCTGTTTTCTTGACTCTCATGTTGGCAAAGAGGACAATTGAACCTGATAG GGTAAGCTTACTCCAGATGTGGAAGATCAGTTGGAGAGAACGTGGTTCCCAAGATAGCAACACTGTAGACGTCAAATATGATTATGCTGCAGTTTCAACTACGTCTGAACAACAGTAG